Genomic DNA from Halictus rubicundus isolate RS-2024b unplaced genomic scaffold, iyHalRubi1_principal scaffold0156, whole genome shotgun sequence:
GCGGCCGGCTATCGCCTACCTGCCTAGTTTCCGGGTccctttggaaaactcgaggtttatgatacccgtacgcgctgttgaggccgatggtaaaaatctaatggccaataagtgccataacaaaaactgctaagatgcctaacggctttctcaaaaacagctgtgggacaacggattccataaactcgctcgaccatttgcacgccaaatgttgctaaatgtacgtgccgatggccgctacactataatatcctcaatcctatccaatcctctatcctaccctctatcctatcctcaatcctatcctgtatcctatcccctatcctatcctatcctctatcctatcctatcctctatcctatagaatcctctatcctatcccatcctctatcctatcctatcgtctagcctataatatcctctatcttatccaatcctctatcgtatcctctatcctatcccatcctctatcgtatcctatcctctatcctatcatatcctatatcctataatatcctcaatcctatccaatcctctatcctaccctctatcctatcctctatcctattctgtatcctatcctatcctctatcctatcctctatactatcctcaatcctatcctctatcctatcccctatcctatcctatcctctatcttatcctatcctctatcctatacaatcctctatcctatcctatcctctatcctatccaatcgtctatcctataatttcctctatcctatccaatcctctatcctatcctctatcctatcctatcctaaatcctatcctatcctctatcctaccccatcctctatcgtatcctatcctctatcctatcccatcttctatcctatcctatcctctatcctatcctctatcctatcctatcctctatcctatccaatcgtctatcctataatttcctctatcctatccaatcctctctcctgtggtggcaatatcaccacgtacgccaatgcatatatttcttctaagaatttctctttcccttctaactctgtcacgctattattctctatttcctgtctgcTAGTCGCATGCTTGGCAACcggcccttcacgaatttcccatgcatccttgagaacgtcgccagggttctggttttcgttagtctcggtccttcgcctacctcttagctttctctgtttatgactcttttccgctgtccctatcgctgtcactgtcttctcaagttttccttttctattctcttttctttttctcccctatcTTTTTGCCTGCTCTAACTCCGTCGTGCTTAAGATTGCAACGAGAGTCGCGAGTCGATAGTAAGCCTCCGAGACGACAACACCAACACTGCACTGACCTTCGCGCTTACCGATATCAGTAATAAATGAAGTGAGGACAGTCTCTGGTATTTTATATCCCCTTACCTActtcattggtgaccccgacgtgatcggtTTGTGCGGTTTATGTATTTCAGTGTCAGTGTgcttaataataacaataactttAGACTTTGGTGGTGTAAGTGTACATAGTAACATTTAAGtgacttaacattttttttttttccatagaCCTATTTGTGTGTGTAACGCCTCGTGTTATAATAGACATAGTTTAGTGActttatatcgaaataaaccTCAATTATGGAAACGACCGCGCCAGCGATAGCGAAAGTGGGCGTGAGAATACCCGAGTTTTGTCCAGGCGATCCGGAAATGTGGTTCTCGATGGTCGAGAGAAGTTTTGAGGCGTCCGGAATAACCACCGAAGCTACGAAATTCGGTTACGTTTTAGGGGCACTGACCCCCCAGTACGCTACAGAAGTGAGGGATATCATCATCAACCCTCCCCCAACGACCCCTTTCTCAAAATTAAAGGAGGAATTGATTCGTCGGATCGGCGTGTCACAAGACCAAAAGACGAGACGGCTCCTTGAACGCGAAGAGATCGGGGATCGCAAGCCGTCGCAATTCTTGCGACACCTGCGGGGGTTGGCAGGTACGACCGCGCCGGATTCCGTACTGCGCACACTTTGGGTGAGTCGGTTGCCTACCAATATGCAGGTAATATTGGCTACACAAAAGGACACCGAACTAAACAAGGTCGCCGATTTAGCGGACGCCATAGCGGACACGACGACACCGCGAGCGCATATTTGCGATACTGGCCATCCGGGTCCCTCGTCTCACAGTGCGGTAACACCGGTTAATCCGGATACGGAGTTATTATTGAATGCAAGGATGGCACAGATGACGTTGTCCTTACGCCAAGAGATTTCGGAACTGAAGGAGCTGATTTATCAGGATAGAGGACGACAAAGCAGACCCTTTTACCACCGCCGATCGAATTCCCGGAACCGTTCGCCATCGGGTTCACGCGATCGAGGGAGTCGCAGACACAACGAGTATCAGGCACCTCCTGATTACAACGGAAAGTGTTGGTACCATTGGCGTTATGGAGGGAATGCACATAAATGCGTGTCGCCATGCAACTTCAGCGGTTCTGCCGCGGGAAACGACCAGGGAGGACGTTGATGGCGGCCAGCGACCCTTTTCCCCCATCCCGCCGTCTATTTGTTACCGATTACCATACCAAggtacaatttttaatagacGCGGGCGCCGATCTTTGCGTGTACCCGCGCAAACTATTGCACGGCCCGCGAGAAAGGTCGAGCTACGAACTGACGGCGGCAAACGGAAGCATCATTTACACCTACGGCACCGTAACATTAAATTTACGTTTGGGTCTCCGGCGCGATTTTATTTGGCGGTTCGTAGTGGCAGACGTGTCGAAACCAATAATCGGAGTCGACTTTCTTAATTATTTCGATTTGCTGGTCGACATACGTAACCGCTGCCTGGTCGACAGAACAACGTCGGTTAAGGTTCGGGGAAAATATTCCGATGAGGAGATATCCTCAATAAAGACAGTCTTCGGAAATACGGAATATCATGAGCTTCTGGCTACGATGCCTGAGCTCACCCGGCCTTGCGGAGTGCCGTGCGAAACGACGCATCATACCGTTCACCACATACAAACCACCCCTGGACCACCCGTATCCTGCAAGCCACGGCGGCTTGCCCCGGACCGGCTCAGGGCAGCTAAGGAAGAATTTAAATTAATGATGCATATGGGCATTGCGCGACCGTCGAAGAGCCCATGGTCATCGCCGCTCCACATGGTGCTGAAGAAAGATGGTGAGGCTTGGAGACCCTGTGGCGATTACCGAGCATTAAATGCACGCTCATTACCGGACCGTTACCCCGTACGTCACATAGAAGATTTCGCACAGCAGTTATCtggtaaacaaatattttccaccATAGACCTGGTCCGCGCTTATAATCAGATTCCCGTCGCTCCTGAAGATGTCAAGAAAACCGCAATAGCTACCCCGTTTGGACTCTTCGAATTCCCCTTTATGTCATTTGGCTTACGTAACGCAGCACAAACTTTTCAAAGATTTATAGATGAAGTTT
This window encodes:
- the LOC143363853 gene encoding uncharacterized protein LOC143363853 — encoded protein: METTAPAIAKVGVRIPEFCPGDPEMWFSMVERSFEASGITTEATKFGYVLGALTPQYATEVRDIIINPPPTTPFSKLKEELIRRIGVSQDQKTRRLLEREEIGDRKPSQFLRHLRGLAGTTAPDSVLRTLWVSRLPTNMQVILATQKDTELNKVADLADAIADTTTPRAHICDTGHPGPSSHSAVTPVNPDTELLLNARMAQMTLSLRQEISELKELIYQDRGRQSRPFYHRRSNSRNRSPSGSRDRGSRRHNEYQAPPDYNGKCWYHWRYGGNAHKCVSPCNFSGSAAGNDQGGR